Proteins from one Fragaria vesca subsp. vesca linkage group LG6, FraVesHawaii_1.0, whole genome shotgun sequence genomic window:
- the LOC101290797 gene encoding putative ribonuclease H protein At1g65750-like, with product MPLLITENQSAFVSGRQIQDNIIVAHELFHYLKVQRSSESGSFALKLDMNKAYDRIEWSFLEAVLLKMGFAGRWVSLIKQCISTVSLSVLVNGKPGVFFKPSRGLRQGDPLSPFLFLFLNDVLSQILCKLTMVNILQPVQIGDLGPKVSHLFFADDSLSFLRATVFNCEVLSDVLHHYCSAFGQIINTMKSSLYFSPNTHPHIVQLISYMLNMKAVKDLGKYLGLPTIWSRSKVSALGYIRDTILKKIQGWKQGILSPAGKEILIKAVAASIPIYPMACFKFPKTLCNQINSALARFWWSNTSDQGVHWKDWNSLGAPKSVGGLGFRSLESFNLALLAKQAWRLIHSPTALWVQVLQARYFSNTSFRKAHKGGTPSWIWSSLLEGRNLLFQGTSWRIGNGCLTDMWNDKWLPQASYSLASHYGQQPPLMVNQLITLDPPSWNLTSVAHILSVSDQAAIQVIPLVDTGNEDKLIWPHQQSGSYTVRSGYHLAQATMTSIPKLKASSSHSVTSAVWKWIWNLQTLPKIKIFIWKAVSNFVATKGNLHFRHISQSSLCPICNAFPETIEHVLFTCPWVVCVWFAHPFGIHVQCSQITTLDAWIQQLINLRSSVADMSYGLAALLRDSSGSLLHGVVFVGKAISAEAAEAQALLQGLKLAKSVGLISFSMEADCLSLISALKSPKGSVSWFPASWFQQIKSLAGSFSSINWSWISREANAAADTAAHFASSLECSLNWVHNPPCFLLHVLQSDAVSAPP from the exons ATGCCTCTCCTCATCACTGAAAATCAATCAGCTTTTGTTTCAGGAAGGCAGATTCAGGATAATATCATTGTTGCTCATGAGTTATTCCATTATTTGAAAGTGCAACGATCTAGTGAGTCTGGAAGCTTTGCTCTTAAGCTGGATATGAACAAGGCTTACGACCGCATTGAGTGGTCTTTTCTTGAGGCAGTTCTTCTTAAAATGGGATTTGCTGGTAGATGGGTCTCTCTTATTAAGCAATGCATTTCTACAGTATCTCTTTCAGTATTGGTTAATGGAAAGCCAGGGGTGTTCTTCAAGCCTTCCAGAGGTCTTCGTCAAGGTGATCCTCTTTCTCCTTTTTTGTTCTTGTTCTTGAATGATGTGTTGTCTCAGATTCTTTGCAAACTTACAATGGTTAATATTCTTCAGCCGGTTCAAATTGGGGACTTGGGGCCAAAGGTTAGTCATTTGTTTTTTGCAGATGATTCATTGTCCTTTCTACGAGCTACTGTCTTTAATTGTGAAGTTCTTTCTGATGTCCTTCACCATTATTGTTCAGCATTTGGTCAGATTATCAATACAATGAAGTCTAGCCTTTATTTCTCCCCAAATACTCATCCCCACATAGTGCAATTAATCAGTTACATGTTGAATATGAAAGCAGTAAAAGATCTGGGGAAATATTTAGGTCTACCAACCATTTGGAGTCGTTCAAAAGTTTCAGCTCTTGGGTACATTCGAGATACGATTTTGAAAAAAATTCAAGGTTGGAAGCAAGGAATCCTTTCTCCTGCTGGCAAAGAGATATTGATAAAGGCAGTGGCAGCTTCCATTCCTATTTATCCGATGGCATGTTTTAAGTTTCCAAAAACTTTGTGCAATCAGATTAATTCAGCTTTAGCTCGTTTTTGGTGGAGTAATACTTCAGATCAGGGGGTACATTGGAAAGATTGGAATAGTTTGGGAGCTCCTAAATCTGTTGGCGGTTTGGGATTTCGAAGTTTGGAGTCTTTTAACTTGGCTCTTTTGGCAAAACAAGCTTGGCGTTTAATACATTCTCCTACTGCTTTATGGGTTCAAGTGCTACAAGCTCGGTACTTCTCCAATACTAGTTTCCGGAAAGCTCATAAAGGAGGAACTCCTTCCTGGATTTGGTCCAGTTTACTTGAAGGTCGAAATCTCCTTTTTCAAGGTACTAGTTGGAGAATTGGAAATGGTTGTCTCACTGATATGTGGAATGACAAATGGCTGCCGCAAGCTTCATATTCCCTTGCATCACATTATGGTCAACAACCTCCATTAATGGTCAATCAGCTCATTACGTTGGATCCTCCCTCTTGGAATTTAACATCTGTAGCTCATATTTTGTCTGTTTCAGATCAAGCGGCGATTCAGGTGATTCCCCTCGTTGATACAGGCAATGAAGATAAATTGATTTGGCCGCATCAACAATCAGGTTCTTATACAGTCAGGTCAGGGTATCATTTAGCTCAAGCAACTATGACTTCAATTCCCAAATTAAAAGCTTCTTCTTCACATTCTGTTACCTCAGCAGTGTGGAAATGGATTTGGAACTTGCAAACTCTTCCAAAAATCAAAATCTTTATTTGGAAAGCAGTTAGTAATTTTGTGGCTACAAAGGGAAACTTGCATTTTCGGCATATATCTCAGTCTTCTTTATGTCCTATTTGCAATGCTTTTCCTGAAACAATTGAACATGTTTTGTTTACTTGCCCTTGGGTAGTTTGTGTTTGGTTTGCTCACCCTTTTGGCATTCATGTTCAATGTTCTCAGATTACTACGCTGGATGCTTGGATTCAACAGCTTATTAACTTGCGGAGTTCTGTTGCTGATATGAG TTATGGTTTGGCAGCCCTACTTAGAGATTCTTCTGGTTCTCTTCTTCATGGTGTAGTCTTTGTTGGTAAAGCAATTTCGGCAGAAGCTGCAGAGGCTCAAGCTCTTCTTCAAGGTCTCAAGTTGGCTAAGTCGGTTGGTTTGATCTCTTTCTCTATGGAAGCTGATTGTTTATCCCTCATATCAGCTTTGAAATCCCCTAAAGGATCTGTTTCTTGGTTTCCTGCCTCTTGGTTTCAGCAAATTAAGTCTTTGGCAGGTTCTTTTTCTTCTATTAACTGGTCTTGGATCAGTAGGGAGGCAAATGCAGCAGCTGATACTGCTGCTCACTTTGCTTCAAGTTTAGAGTGTTCTTTGAACTGGGTTCATAATCCTCCTTGCTTTTTGCTACATGTTCTTCAATCGGATGCGGTCTCTGCTCCTCCTTGA
- the LOC101306655 gene encoding LOW QUALITY PROTEIN: NADPH-dependent thioredoxin reductase 3-like (The sequence of the model RefSeq protein was modified relative to this genomic sequence to represent the inferred complete CDS: inserted 1 base in 1 codon) → MAAGVKIGATGVGAFPAHRATTMSAALPLPHSLFFLRTLPSRPRALRLHSSPSSRSHSHSHSRSHPLRACSDESPPPASGREVENVVIIGSGPAGFTAAIYAARANLKPLVFEGYQYGPGGQLMTTTEVENFPGXPEGITGPDLMDKMRRQAERWGAELYQEDVESIDVTTRPFTVMSSDRKVKCNSLIFATGATARRLRIPREDEFWSRGISACAICDGASPLFKGQVLAVVGGGDTATEEALYLTKYARHVHLLVRRDQLRASRAMQDRVFNNQNITVHFNTETVDIVSNTKGQMSGVLIRNLDTKEESVIEAKGLFYGIGHSPNSQLLEGQVELDSSGYVVVEEGTAKTSVEGVFAAGDVQDHEWRQAVTAAGSGCIAALSVERYLVGKNLIIEFHQPQTEEAKKELTDRDVQEHFDITITKHKGQYALRKLYHESPRLICVLYTAPTCGPCRTLKPILSKVIDEFDRNVHFVEIDIEEDQEIAEAAGIMGTPCVQFFKNKEMIRTVSGVKMKSEYRDFIEANK, encoded by the exons ATGGCTGCTGGTGTCAAGATAGGAGCCACCGGCGTCGGAGCCTTTCCGGCTCACCGAGCCACCACCATGTCCGCCGCTCTCCCCCTCCCTCACTCTCTCTTCTTCCTCCGCACTCTCCCCTCACGCCCACGCGCCCTCCGCCTCCACTCCTCCCCCTCCTCTCGCTCTCACTCTCACTCTCACTCTCGCTCTCACCCCCTCCGCGCTTGCTCCGATGAATCTCCTCCACCTGCTTCAG GGCGAGAGGTGGAGAATGTGGTGATTATAGGTTCAGGTCCGGCGGGATTCACGGCGGCAATCTACGCGGCAAGGGCGAATCTGAAGCCGCTGGTGTTTGAGGGCTACCAGTATGGTCCCGGTGGGCAGCTCATGACTACTACGGAGGTTGAGAATTTTCCGG TTCCTGAGGGAATTACTGGTCCGGATTTAATGGACAA AATGCGGCGGCAGGCCGAGCGGTGGGGAGCTGAGTTGTATCAGGAAGATGTTGAGTCTATTGATGTTACTACTAGGCCCTTTACTGTGATGAGCAGTGACCGTAAG GTTAAGTGCAACAGTCTAATTTTTGCCACAGGGGCTACTGCAAGACGTCTCAGGATACCCCGTGAAGATGAATTTTGGAGTAGGGGGATTAGTGCTTGTGCAATATGTGATGGAGCATCGCCACTGTTTAAAGGGCAAGTGCTTGCCGTGGTAGGAGGGGGTGATACAGCCACAGAGGAAGCTTTGTACCTTACTAAATATGCTCGACATGTTCACTTGCTTGTCCGTAGAGATCAACTGAGGGCTTCCAGAGCCATGCAAGATAG AGTGTTCAACAACCAAAATATCACCGTGCATTTCAACACAGAGACTGTGGACATTGTTAGCAATACAAAGGGCCAGATGTCTGGAGTATTAATTCGGAACCTTGACACTAAGGAGGAATCTGTGATTGAAGCAAAGGGGTTATTTTATGGTATAGGCCACTCACCAAATAGCCAGTTGTTGGAAGGTCAGGTTGAGCTTGACAGTTCTGGCTATGTCGTAGTAGAGGAGGGAACTGCAAAGACTTCAGTTGAAGGTGTATTTGCTGCTGGAGATGTACAG GACCATGAATGGAGGCAAGCTGTAACTGCTGCAGGTTCTGGATGCATTGCTGCATTATCAGTCGAGAGATATCTTGTGGGCAAAAATCTCATTATTGAGTTTCACCAG CCCCAAACTGAAGAGGCTAAGAAGGAACTCACAGACAGGGATGTGCAGGAACATTTTGACATTACAATTACAAAGCATAAGGGCCAG TATGCACTGCGAAAATTGTACCATGAAAGTCCAAGGCTTATATGTGTGCTATATACAGCACCAACATGTGGTCCGTGCAGAACTTTGAAACCAATTCTTAGTAAG GTGATAGATGAATTCGACAGGAATGTACATTTCGTTGAAATTGATATCGAGGAAGATCAAGAAATAGCTGAGGCTGCAGGAATCATGGGTACACCATGTGTTCAGTTTTTCAAAAACAAGGAGATGATCAG GACTGTATCGGGCGTCAAGATGAAGAGTGAGTATAGAGATTTCATTGAAGCAAATAAATGA
- the LOC101291081 gene encoding ABC transporter G family member 15-like, producing the protein MDGCGSSAGKYLVWQDLTVVAPAAGSGSKLLLNGITGYAQPDRIMALMGPSGSGKSTLLDALAGRLPANVRMCGDVILNGNKRSINSTDISYVTQEDIFMGSLTVRETLTYSAHLRLPSLMTKEEKIEVVEETLSKMGLQDCAETYIGNWHLRGISNGEKRRLSICIEILTQPHVLLLDEPTSGLDSASSFFVIWALRNIARDGRIVICSIHQPSSDVFNLFNDLLLIAGGETVYFGEPQKAVKFFSDAGFPCPTRKNPPEHYLRCISSDFDKVITALILSQRMNYGPSSLLSNTNMNLTTEEIKDKLINIYKKSPFSIDARTTIQEILLTEKLSAKSNKGNSISWLKQLWTLTCRTSLNMSRDIGYYWLRCLFYVLIAVSAGSFFYHIGTDNQAIVSRGKCDGFIYGLMICLSIGGIPFVIEELKVFRRERLGGHYGEALFVLSNFISSLPFVVLMAFSAGTILYHMVQFHNGFSHYFYFCLNLLCCIVVTEGTALIVASLVPNLLMGIGCAAAVTVIMMMPSLLFRRVFELPKFFWQYPMSYLSYAGWAIEGQLKNDMIGMEFDSPLQGEPKLKGEIILREMYGINPDSSKWWNLAALTCLLVGLRFIFYVVLKYKERSSLFFQTLYAKRTTLQSHVKVASFRKDQYISSSKRHRTLTPLSSQEGLGSPLP; encoded by the exons GGAGGCTGCCTGCAAATGTTAGAATGTGCGGGGATGTCATACTCAATGGGAACAAAAGAAGCATAAACAGTACAGATATT TCTTATGTGACTCAAGAAGACATATTTATGGGATCTCTCACTGTAAGAGAAACTCTTACATATTCAGCTCATTTGCGGCTTCCTTCCTTAATGACAAAAGAAGAGAAAATTGAGGTTGTGGAAGAGACCCTCTCCAAAATGGGACTTCAAGATTGTGCTGAGACTTATATCGGGAATTGGCATTTGAGAGGTATAAGTAATGGAGAAAAGAGGAGACTTAGCATTTGCATTGAAATATTAACACAGCCTCATGTATTATTGCTTGATGAACCCACTAGCGGTCTAGATAGTGCTTCATCTTTCTTTGTGATATGGGCTCTGAGAAACATTGCTCGCGATGGAAGGATAGTCATTTGCTCTATTCACCAACCAAGTAGTGATGTTTTTAATCTCTTCAATGATCTGCTCCTCATAGCAGGAGGTGAAACTGTTTATTTCGGAGAGCCACAGAAGGCTGTAAAG TTCTTCTCTGATGCTGGATTTCCTTGTCCGACAAGGAAAAATCCTCCCGAACATTACCTTCGATGTATTAGTTCCGACTTTGACAAAGTAATTACAGCTCTTATCCTATCTCAAAGAATGAATTAT GGACCATCATCACTCTTATCAAATACCAATATGAACTTGACCACAGAAGAGATCAAAGATAAACTAATCAACATATATAAGAAGTCCCCATTTTCAATAGATGCTAGAACAACGATCCAAGAAATTTTGCTCACG GAAAAGCTTTCCGCAAAATCAAACAAGGGCAATAGTATTAGCTGGTTGAAGCAGCTGTGGACATTGACATGCCGTACTTCACTAAACATGTCTAGAGATATCGGGTACTACTGGTTAAGGTGTCTGTTTTACGTTCTAATAGCAGTGAGTGCTGGTTCCTTCTTCTATCATATTGGAACAGATAATCAAGCAATTGTGTCAAGAGGAAAATGTGATGGTTTCATTTACGGCCTCATGATTTGCTTGTCCATTGGAGGCATACCCTTTGTCATTGAAGAACTAAAG GTGTTTAGGCGTGAAAGACTTGGTGGCCACTATGGGGAAGCTTTGTTTGTGCTCTCCAACTTCATTTCATCTCTGCCTTTCGTCGTCCTCATGGCTTTCTCTGCTGGAACAATACTATACCACATGGTGCAATTCCATAACGGGTTCTCTCATTACTTTTATTTTTGTCTGAATCTCTTGTGCTGCATTGTGGTCACAGAAGGCACAGCCTTGATTGTTGCATCGTTGGTCCCAAACCTCTTGATGGGTATCGGATGTGCTGCTGCTGTCACC GTAATCATGATGATGCCTTCACTTCTTTTCCGGAGGGTCTTTGAGCTTCCAAAATTCTTTTGGCAATACCCAATGTCATACCTTAGTTATGCTGGATGGGCAATAGAG GGTCAGTTGAAGAATGACATGATTGGGATGGAATTTGACTCCCCGCTCCAAGGAGAACCCAAGTTGAAGGGTGAGATCATCCTCCGAGAAATGTATGGGATAAATCCGGATAGTTCTAAGTGGTGGAATTTAGCTGCTCTTACCTGCCTCTTAGTTGGTCTGAGATTCATCTTTTATGTGGTACTAAAATACAAAGAGAGATCATCATTATTTTTCCAGACACTCTATGCCAAGAGAACCACCCTCCAAAGCCATGTCAAGGTAGCTTCATTCAGGAAGGATCAATACATCTCTTCCTCGAAGAGACACCGGACTCTTACTCCGTTATCTTCACAAGAAGGTCTTGGATCACCACTCCCATAG